In a single window of the Magnolia sinica isolate HGM2019 chromosome 7, MsV1, whole genome shotgun sequence genome:
- the LOC131251284 gene encoding uncharacterized protein LOC131251284: MKLQDKFHLDLSVPHISYAVNDMMKERFKAYHGKLYQQYKRSASHGEPAQSAPPHVNHEDWRILYDRFSSDSFQKRSKINSDNKRKLEVNHVAGSKSFVRLHHDMQDSVTGQEPGPVDFYKGTHC; encoded by the exons ATGAAACTGCAAGATAAatttcacttggatttgagtgttccgcacatctCCTATGCCGTTAacgacatgatgaaggagcgATTCAAGGCTTACCACGGTAAGTTATACCAGCAGTACAAGCGGTCCGCGAGCCACGGGGAGCCCGCACAGTCTGCACCGCCTCACGTGAACCATgaggactggcggatactctATGACAGattttcgtctgattcttttcag aagaggagcaaaataaattccgACAACAAgagaaagttagaagtgaaccacgtagctggttcaaagtcatttgtacgacttcatcacgacatg caagattccgtcactggccaggagcccggaccagtagacttctacaaagggactcactgtTGA